The genome window tatatatacatatatggtTTAATATGATGGTTTTAAGTAATGTTAAGCAAATTTATaagattggtttttttttttttttataataggGTTGTCGAAGATTGGAGAGAGAGAATGGTATTTCTATGTTCCTAGAGATAGGAAGCATGGAAGTGGTGGGAGGCCTAATAGGACTACGGCAAATGGGTTCTGGAAAGCCACCGGTTCCGACCGGAAAATCGTGAGCTTATCAGACCCGAAGCGCATTATCGGCTTGAAAAAGACTCTTGTTTTCTATAAAGGGAGAGCTCCACGAGGGTGCAAGACCGACTGGGTGATGAACGAGTATCGTCTCCCGGATGGTTGCTCCTTGCCTAAGGTATTTAATCTTTCTTCATTCACATGCATGTTTGCAGTTTCATccacatgttttaaatatgcgAGGGAACTTAATCAACTTCGTTGAAATGTTTAGAAGTTTAGGGCCAGTTTAAAATCTGGACCATAGTTTTAGGACCCTAAGTGCAATTAATCCAAAACTAATATGACTTGAACATTTTTAATGTGAACACTCTGGTATTATGATTTATAATGGGTCCCAAACTTTTGGGACAAAGATATAAAAGAAAGTTGTAATCAATGCTAATGTCATTGTATGATTGAATGGCAGGACGTAGTGTTGTGCAAAGTATATAGGAAAGCAACTTCCCTGAAAGTTCTTGAACAAAGAGCTGCAATGGAGGAAGAGTTGAAAGCAATAAAGAACACATCTCGTTCATCTCCACTATCATCTATGGAGACAATCTCTTTTTGCAGCCCAAAAGAGGCTCAAGTGCCAGCACCCCAAATGTTCtgtaagaaagaaaatgaagaagaacaagaacaagaaaCAATGGTGGAAAAGAACAGATGTCTACAATTACCATTAGGTAGTGAAAAACTACCAGAGCTTCAAATGCCCAAAGTGCTAAGTGATTGGACCCAAGATCAGTTTTGGACTCAACTGAACAGCCCTTGGTTCCAAAATCTCACAACCTATGCCAACATCTTGAATTTCTAAGTAaaagcttaattaattatcatctcAGCTCGAAGAGGCATCTTATTTCAGTGGTATTAATTAGTTTAGACCCTGATGTTGTGTACATAAGCTTATCTCCTACCGTTTTAGTTTAGTTCCTTCCTACTAGCCTCTAAGATGACCAAACTTTTTTAGAGATTCAAGCTTTGGAAGCCTTTGCTTGttttgttgatgatatttttttcataaatgttTACCAtgtgtttaatttgtttgatttaactttggagttttattttaatgaaaattttgaaatttggtgGAAAAATGAGAGATCCCTCTATTATaggaatttaatcaaattagtccccctactattaaaaaatcaaattagaatagaattaatatttattgtttaaaaatattattttctgtttaACAAAGttactatttttaaacttttgattGTTCTGCaaataaaatcttttgtttaaaattaaactacaattgaaaaataacaacTTTCAAGACAATTTTATGCGTTgactctattaaaatattttcttagtCTCCGATTAATACAGAcattttaacccaaaattgtAGGTAGAGAGATGGTGCTCTCTGGTAAGTGTATAGTTCATAGGTTAGGTGGAGTTTAGTTTAACCTAACCATGATATTTACAAATACTAATGTCATTATCATTTTAGCTAACAATTA of Gossypium raimondii isolate GPD5lz chromosome 3, ASM2569854v1, whole genome shotgun sequence contains these proteins:
- the LOC105795442 gene encoding NAC domain-containing protein 6, producing the protein MSSQSSMDDNATPKIELPGFRFHPTEEELLEFYLKNMIYDKKLRYDIIGYHNIYHHDPWDLPGLSKIGEREWYFYVPRDRKHGSGGRPNRTTANGFWKATGSDRKIVSLSDPKRIIGLKKTLVFYKGRAPRGCKTDWVMNEYRLPDGCSLPKDVVLCKVYRKATSLKVLEQRAAMEEELKAIKNTSRSSPLSSMETISFCSPKEAQVPAPQMFCKKENEEEQEQETMVEKNRCLQLPLGSEKLPELQMPKVLSDWTQDQFWTQLNSPWFQNLTTYANILNF